In one window of Candidatus Scalindua sp. DNA:
- a CDS encoding IS66 family transposase yields MAGKLLEGFSGYLHTDGYAGYGGSDSRPDVIQPGGWVHVRRKFDMAGKSCSPGTAKIARQGMELIRELYCLGNQGKEKPPDE; encoded by the coding sequence GTGGCCGGTAAACTGTTGGAAGGTTTCAGTGGTTATCTGCATACAGACGGTTATGCTGGTTACGGAGGCTCAGACTCGCGCCCTGATGTTATCCAACCGGGAGGCTGGGTGCATGTCCGTCGTAAATTCGATATGGCAGGAAAATCCTGTTCACCGGGCACTGCTAAGATAGCTCGGCAAGGTATGGAATTGATCAGAGAGCTTTACTGCCTCGGCAATCAAGGCAAAGAGAAGCCACCGGATGAATGA
- a CDS encoding adenylate/guanylate cyclase domain-containing protein — translation MRSLRKQLRSSLSIGLLISTLIFLTIMGLRITGCLESLELAVYDRCLRLRPQNELSDSRTVLITISEQDIRNQGRWPVSDATIAKALEKLSLLKPRAIGLDIFRDTPIPPGSKDLDKILEEHNHIVTIFKFGNNDEIKIDPPSILRNTDQTGFCDIIVDPGGIVRRGILFMDNGETVEHSFALRLALLYLETEGVVPQPDNLNPLHIRLGDTTIRPFEANDGGYIHADANGYQFLLDYKDTHHSFPSISLTDLLTGEIEPELITNKIAMIGVTAQGVKDFFYTPYSRGLSANQHVSGVALHAHMVGQLLRTGLEGDSCIATMSERLEVLWILIWSFIGGTMGLGIRSPWRFSLFASSVLLLHACIVYFAFLSGWWVPLVPSASAWFLSAVVVATSLSKQEKEKREILMQLFSKHVSKEVAEVVWQQRDQFMDGNRPRSQKMTATVLFTDIKGFTSVSEKMAPQELMNWLNTYMESMAQLVVKYGGIVDDYAGDGLKANFGVPLARNSETEISHDAVNAVDCALAMEDKMYQLNADWKKRDLPTVGMRIGLFTGPIVAGSLGCAQRLKYTTIGDTANIASRLESLNNALLDKKTSETQCRILIGEATRRYLNHQFDTIKVGETALRGRSEKIAVYRIIGRNRSGK, via the coding sequence ATGAGATCATTACGGAAACAGTTACGATCCTCACTCTCTATCGGTTTATTGATAAGCACCCTTATTTTTCTTACGATTATGGGTCTACGCATTACCGGGTGCCTGGAATCTCTGGAACTCGCGGTCTACGACCGTTGCTTAAGGTTAAGGCCTCAGAATGAATTATCTGATTCCAGGACTGTTCTCATTACAATTTCAGAGCAGGATATCCGTAACCAGGGACGGTGGCCAGTTTCCGATGCTACAATCGCCAAAGCACTTGAAAAGCTCTCACTCTTAAAACCGAGAGCCATTGGATTGGATATATTCCGGGACACCCCTATACCACCCGGTAGTAAAGATCTTGATAAAATCTTAGAAGAACACAATCACATCGTAACCATTTTTAAATTTGGCAATAATGATGAGATAAAAATAGATCCTCCTTCTATACTCAGGAATACTGATCAGACTGGTTTTTGTGACATCATAGTTGACCCTGGAGGTATCGTTCGCAGAGGCATTCTCTTTATGGATAACGGAGAAACCGTTGAACACTCATTTGCCTTGCGACTGGCACTCCTCTATCTCGAAACAGAAGGAGTTGTACCTCAACCAGACAACCTTAATCCTCTGCACATACGCCTGGGTGATACTACAATACGGCCGTTTGAAGCAAATGACGGTGGATACATCCATGCGGATGCAAATGGTTATCAATTTTTACTTGATTATAAAGACACCCACCATTCATTCCCCTCCATTTCATTAACAGATCTCTTGACCGGAGAGATCGAGCCTGAACTGATCACAAACAAGATTGCAATGATCGGTGTTACTGCTCAAGGGGTGAAAGACTTCTTTTACACTCCATATAGCCGTGGATTAAGTGCCAATCAGCACGTTTCCGGGGTAGCATTACACGCGCATATGGTGGGTCAATTACTGAGAACTGGACTTGAAGGAGACTCGTGCATAGCAACAATGAGTGAGAGGCTTGAAGTGTTATGGATTCTTATCTGGAGTTTTATCGGAGGTACCATGGGGCTCGGAATCCGATCTCCATGGCGTTTTTCTCTTTTCGCATCAAGTGTTCTCCTGTTGCATGCCTGTATCGTCTATTTTGCATTTCTCAGTGGATGGTGGGTACCTCTGGTACCGTCGGCATCTGCATGGTTCCTCTCTGCCGTAGTCGTGGCCACCTCTCTATCAAAACAGGAAAAAGAGAAGAGGGAAATCCTTATGCAGCTATTTTCAAAGCATGTCTCAAAAGAAGTTGCTGAAGTCGTCTGGCAACAGCGAGACCAATTTATGGATGGCAACCGCCCTCGTTCCCAAAAAATGACGGCCACCGTGCTGTTTACTGATATCAAAGGATTTACATCGGTATCTGAAAAAATGGCTCCACAGGAACTGATGAACTGGTTAAATACCTATATGGAAAGCATGGCTCAACTGGTAGTGAAATATGGAGGCATAGTAGACGATTACGCCGGTGATGGTCTCAAGGCAAATTTTGGAGTTCCATTGGCCAGAAACAGCGAGACTGAAATCAGTCACGATGCGGTAAATGCGGTAGATTGTGCACTTGCCATGGAAGACAAAATGTATCAACTTAATGCTGATTGGAAGAAGAGAGACCTTCCCACGGTTGGAATGCGTATCGGTCTTTTTACCGGACCAATAGTTGCCGGTAGTCTGGGGTGTGCACAACGATTGAAATACACTACGATAGGAGATACCGCCAATATCGCCTCTCGTCTTGAAAGTTTGAATAATGCCCTCCTTGATAAAAAAACAAGTGAGACTCAATGTCGTATTCTTATTGGAGAAGCTACAAGACGTTATCTCAACCACCAATTTGACACCATCAAGGTAGGTGAAACTGCCTTAAGAGGAAGGAGTGAAAAGATAGCCGTTTACCGTATTATTGGACGAAACCGATCAGGAAAGTAA
- a CDS encoding filamentous hemagglutinin N-terminal domain-containing protein produces MNTSVDFCVQKSGGLIPITQRFYEITDGTHKGSNLFHSFSKFDVPAGEAAKFIDVYGDVNNIISRVTGPEISKIDGRIESPAMANLFFLNPNGVVFGPEASLNINGSFHVSTANYLRFGDGAKFYADFSHNSTLTVANPAAFGFFNNNPSDIGTIQVNGSTLNIFNDKKMSFVGGNIKITDGGILNAPGGQINIASAASGGEVVLHQNGIEMQGFQNQGTIEVIGRNQPSQPSQIKVTPTVGEGENSAVYIRGGKFLMSKSNIFANKTNASNQNDVGNSIDIELTGDFESSDDSIRSRPLGIAKGGGIRIEAKNIQLDSTEITAQSFPDESTGDTVVFGSSGDIELIAMGEITMSGFSRIDTSTQGAENTGDAGNIEIKAGSVVVDSSSSISSKTTSKGNGGLVKVNADSIAIDGVNSSVSAETSGTGVGGDVNMNAKLVNLTTGGVMSTDSEGVGKAGGITVTSNKVSISGAGSSISSSAQGIGDAGSVELKDVESLALSEGGVISTDSAGEGSGGDITVTSNSISMTGPRTAISSTSEGLKDAGSITINTNNIVMNDKSSITTDAAKASGGGINLTVHSQMYLIDSEITSSVNGGVDTEGGNITMNLNRGVLENSKIIANAFEGKGGKIQITADVFLADPQSKIDATSEQGIDGEVDIRAPVTNISGNIVPLKDNFSSATSLLLQPCAVRMSGGERSSLVMAGRDGLPMQPGDLMPGPLYDEAMAAADAKMAGMNERSPLSYGANTFEEKGLLPLDLLDGDMGCPTCP; encoded by the coding sequence ATGAACACATCGGTAGACTTCTGCGTACAAAAAAGTGGGGGTTTAATTCCAATCACTCAAAGGTTTTATGAAATCACCGACGGTACTCACAAAGGGAGTAATTTGTTTCACAGCTTCTCAAAATTTGATGTCCCTGCCGGAGAAGCTGCCAAATTTATTGATGTTTATGGGGATGTTAATAACATTATCAGCCGGGTTACAGGTCCTGAAATTTCGAAAATTGACGGTAGGATTGAGTCTCCGGCGATGGCTAACTTGTTTTTTTTGAATCCTAATGGAGTGGTCTTCGGTCCTGAGGCCTCTTTGAATATCAATGGATCGTTTCACGTCAGCACGGCGAATTATCTACGCTTTGGTGATGGGGCAAAGTTCTATGCTGATTTTTCCCATAACAGTACCCTGACAGTTGCCAATCCAGCAGCCTTTGGTTTTTTTAATAATAACCCTTCTGATATTGGTACTATTCAAGTTAACGGTAGCACACTCAATATTTTTAACGATAAAAAGATGTCATTTGTGGGTGGTAATATTAAGATTACCGATGGCGGCATACTGAACGCTCCAGGTGGTCAGATCAACATAGCCAGTGCAGCATCTGGCGGAGAAGTTGTTCTTCATCAGAATGGTATTGAAATGCAAGGTTTCCAAAACCAAGGAACAATTGAAGTAATCGGGAGAAATCAGCCATCTCAACCATCTCAAATAAAAGTAACTCCGACAGTAGGAGAGGGAGAAAACAGTGCAGTATATATTCGTGGCGGCAAGTTCTTGATGAGCAAAAGCAATATTTTTGCTAACAAAACAAATGCGAGCAATCAAAATGATGTTGGTAATAGCATAGATATAGAGCTGACTGGTGATTTCGAGTCCAGTGACGACTCTATAAGGTCGAGACCATTGGGAATTGCTAAAGGGGGGGGTATTAGAATAGAGGCGAAAAATATACAATTGGATAGTACTGAAATTACTGCACAATCATTTCCCGATGAAAGTACGGGAGATACCGTAGTTTTTGGTAGCTCCGGTGACATAGAATTGATTGCGATGGGAGAAATCACTATGTCTGGATTTAGCAGAATTGATACATCCACTCAGGGTGCGGAAAATACCGGGGATGCGGGAAATATAGAAATAAAAGCAGGTAGTGTTGTGGTAGACAGTTCAAGTAGCATATCTTCGAAAACTACAAGTAAAGGGAATGGAGGTCTTGTTAAGGTCAATGCAGATAGTATTGCAATCGATGGCGTTAATTCGAGTGTTAGTGCCGAGACATCTGGAACTGGTGTAGGAGGTGATGTTAATATGAATGCTAAGCTTGTAAACCTTACCACTGGTGGTGTTATGAGTACAGATAGTGAAGGTGTTGGTAAGGCAGGTGGTATAACAGTAACGTCAAATAAAGTATCGATATCGGGAGCAGGCAGTTCTATTTCAAGTAGCGCTCAAGGGATAGGAGATGCGGGCTCTGTTGAGTTGAAAGATGTGGAGAGTTTGGCTTTGTCAGAAGGAGGCGTAATCAGCACCGATAGTGCTGGAGAAGGAAGCGGGGGGGATATAACGGTAACGTCAAATAGTATATCAATGACAGGTCCTCGTACCGCCATTTCCAGTACCTCTGAAGGTCTTAAAGATGCAGGGAGCATTACGATAAACACCAATAACATTGTAATGAATGACAAGAGTTCCATAACGACAGATGCTGCAAAGGCTAGTGGTGGGGGCATTAACCTAACCGTCCACTCTCAAATGTACCTGATTGATAGCGAGATTACCTCTTCCGTAAATGGAGGGGTCGATACAGAAGGGGGCAATATCACTATGAACCTCAATCGTGGTGTCTTGGAGAATAGTAAGATAATTGCTAATGCTTTTGAAGGTAAGGGGGGAAAGATTCAAATAACGGCTGATGTATTTCTGGCAGACCCACAAAGTAAGATAGATGCCACTTCAGAACAAGGTATCGACGGTGAAGTTGATATCCGTGCTCCGGTCACCAATATCAGCGGAAATATTGTGCCATTAAAGGACAATTTTTCGAGCGCTACCTCACTGCTCCTCCAACCGTGCGCAGTGAGAATGAGCGGAGGGGAGCGGAGCAGTCTGGTTATGGCGGGGCGTGACGGTCTGCCCATGCAGCCAGGTGACCTGATGCCAGGCCCTCTCTATGATGAGGCTATGGCTGCAGCTGATGCGAAGATGGCAGGCATGAATGAGAGATCACCCTTATCCTATGGGGCAAATACCTTCGAAGAAAAGGGACTTTTACCGTTGGATCTGTTGGATGGGGATATGGGGTGTCCAACGTGTCCTTAA
- a CDS encoding CHAT domain-containing protein gives MRTDIQSLLLLTWWKRLPLRKYWKVSSRNIFICCFGGIFVLSNSHASAGIFSPKETSSPEHYSEQAQTSFHQGDFERAIANWAKAVNLYSEQGMEEKQIEAITRLSRAYESIGQYKSALKNLEHALVLSEKSGNLALIASCLGNIGNVYIATGNFDKAYRYLNEGLDMADEQGFSSLSAIILNNLGNLFTSQEKYKEAFDSYVKSLALSKTSGNHALASRTLINTATVSTKYGDYKQAKELLDMAMKQYQNLANSHDKAYGLINIGLAYHELRPHIPGRKDKLMLLASELFNEAAVVATDIRDNRATSYAWGNLGKLYEEEHRYQEALDLTRRAINSAQQMNVSESLYQWQWQSGRLLKALGKTDDAISAYRRAVHNIQSIREEMSLGFKSAQASFRKTIQSVYFELVDLLLQRAASLKTAEQYEPYLDEARDAVELLKLTDLRDYFRDDCVDAAQSKITTPESVSQSAAIVYPILLPNRTELLVSLPATASKKGYHLKRFSVPIGADLLTQEVREFRWKLEKRTTREYLPHAQKLYDWLMLPLEKDLKSLLIDTLVFVPDGPLRTIPMAALHDGEQFLICKYALATTPGLNLTDPRPIDREGSRMLAVGITESVQGYPPLPNVSRELEIIRDIYGDNQLINEEFLSSSMEKKLRNEQLSILHIASHGQFRNDVADSFLLTYDDKLTMDQLSQFVGLFEFRDDPLELLVLSACETAAGDDRAALGLAGVAVKAGARSAIATLWYINDQASSLLVSEFYRQIQNPSISRSMALQQAQLKLIKDKRFAHPCYWSPFLLINNWL, from the coding sequence ATGAGAACAGACATACAATCGCTTCTCCTTCTCACCTGGTGGAAGAGACTCCCTCTGAGAAAATATTGGAAAGTTAGTTCCCGTAACATCTTCATTTGTTGCTTTGGGGGGATTTTTGTTCTATCCAACAGCCATGCATCTGCAGGCATTTTTTCTCCAAAAGAGACTTCATCTCCTGAACACTATTCAGAACAGGCTCAAACGTCATTTCATCAAGGTGACTTTGAAAGAGCTATAGCGAACTGGGCTAAAGCCGTTAACTTGTATAGTGAACAAGGGATGGAAGAAAAACAGATAGAGGCTATAACCCGTTTGTCCAGGGCATATGAATCTATTGGGCAATATAAGAGCGCTCTTAAGAATCTCGAACATGCACTCGTTTTATCTGAAAAATCAGGTAATTTGGCACTGATTGCATCGTGCCTTGGGAATATTGGTAATGTTTATATCGCTACCGGAAACTTTGACAAGGCCTACCGTTATCTGAATGAGGGCCTTGATATGGCAGATGAACAGGGGTTTTCTTCCCTTTCAGCCATCATCTTGAATAATCTGGGAAACCTCTTCACTTCACAGGAAAAGTACAAGGAAGCTTTCGATAGCTATGTAAAGAGCTTGGCTCTCTCAAAAACAAGTGGCAATCACGCCTTGGCTTCGCGGACACTCATAAATACTGCAACAGTTTCCACTAAGTACGGTGATTATAAACAGGCAAAGGAACTGCTTGACATGGCTATGAAACAGTATCAAAACTTGGCGAATTCACATGATAAGGCCTACGGATTAATCAATATTGGACTCGCTTACCACGAACTTCGACCACATATTCCAGGACGCAAAGATAAACTCATGCTACTTGCCTCAGAGTTGTTCAATGAGGCAGCTGTTGTTGCCACAGACATCAGAGATAACCGTGCAACATCTTACGCCTGGGGAAATCTTGGTAAATTATACGAAGAGGAACATCGTTACCAGGAAGCTTTAGATTTAACACGGAGAGCCATCAACTCTGCCCAGCAAATGAATGTATCGGAATCTCTTTACCAGTGGCAGTGGCAGTCAGGACGCTTACTCAAAGCATTGGGAAAAACAGATGATGCAATCTCAGCATATAGGCGTGCAGTTCACAACATACAGTCCATTCGTGAAGAGATGTCCCTCGGCTTTAAAAGCGCACAGGCATCATTCCGGAAGACAATACAATCTGTCTATTTTGAACTGGTAGATCTCTTACTTCAACGTGCTGCCTCCTTGAAGACAGCAGAACAATACGAACCATATCTTGATGAAGCCCGTGACGCAGTAGAGCTGCTCAAACTGACTGATCTGCGGGACTATTTCCGTGATGATTGTGTTGACGCGGCACAATCAAAGATCACAACACCAGAATCTGTCTCCCAATCGGCAGCAATCGTGTACCCAATACTCCTTCCAAACAGGACAGAACTCCTTGTAAGCCTGCCTGCAACCGCTAGCAAAAAGGGCTATCACCTCAAACGCTTTTCAGTGCCGATCGGCGCAGACCTCCTTACTCAAGAGGTGAGGGAATTTCGCTGGAAACTGGAAAAACGTACCACACGCGAATACCTCCCACACGCACAGAAGTTATATGACTGGCTTATGCTCCCTCTGGAAAAAGATTTGAAATCACTCTTGATAGACACCCTGGTCTTTGTTCCGGATGGTCCCCTGCGAACAATACCCATGGCAGCATTGCATGACGGAGAACAATTTCTTATCTGCAAATATGCGTTGGCGACTACACCAGGACTAAACCTTACTGATCCCCGCCCAATAGACCGTGAAGGGAGCAGGATGCTGGCAGTTGGAATAACAGAATCTGTTCAAGGATACCCACCGCTACCAAATGTATCAAGAGAACTCGAAATAATTCGAGACATTTACGGAGATAATCAACTCATCAATGAGGAATTTCTCTCATCCTCTATGGAAAAAAAATTACGGAATGAACAGTTGAGTATCCTGCACATAGCATCACATGGTCAATTCAGAAATGATGTCGCCGATTCGTTTCTGCTTACCTATGATGACAAACTCACCATGGATCAACTCAGTCAATTCGTGGGTCTTTTTGAATTTCGTGATGACCCACTTGAGCTACTGGTTTTAAGTGCCTGCGAAACCGCAGCAGGTGACGATCGTGCCGCTCTGGGCCTTGCCGGTGTCGCTGTCAAGGCTGGTGCCAGAAGCGCCATAGCGACTCTCTGGTACATCAACGACCAGGCCTCTTCGTTGTTAGTATCGGAATTTTACCGCCAGATCCAGAATCCGTCTATCTCACGGTCCATGGCACTTCAGCAGGCGCAACTGAAGCTGATCAAAGATAAACGCTTTGCTCACCCCTGCTACTGGTCTCCATTTTTACTGATTAACAATTGGCTGTAA
- a CDS encoding ShlB/FhaC/HecB family hemolysin secretion/activation protein, producing the protein MLNMLITLQDRLRWFVTSYVGIVLAFSCSLVYGQGAMGIDPTRKRRVPQPLLEEKPFQRPPGTVLPPLPKPIPQKRKEEKLPLIRIYVREINVTGNTVFSPEEIARLVTPYEKRELTNEDLEALRMELTLLYVKNGYINSGAVIPDQSVADGVITFNIIEGKLTQIEVEGNRWFREGYIRKRLVLGAGKTLNMNSLQKNLRLLEQDSRIERLNAELVPGLRPGEGFLNVGVKDKLPYGVGMVFNNYQSSTIGAERWITTVSHQNLFGLGDILSLSYGRSEGLERDINSWYSIPITARDTTMTLQYRKDDSDIVQEPFAQLDVRTESEIFNLSLRHPFYRTANSEFALSVTGEYLQNETFLLHEPFQFSAGEKRGKSNITALRFTQEWTNRTQNQVLAARSRFSVGINAFGATDNSHDRLGNEIADGQFFSWLGQFQWARRLKYRNIQTLFKVDAQLANKPLLPLEQMSVGGRYSVRGYRENLMVRDNVLIASFETRVPIFRGKRWADYVELVPFVDYGKAWNETRPLDPVLKDILSIGVGVRWALTLPKPIEMRPQFEFFWGHRLNNVDTTSGGEHDLQDDGVHFQFSMNLF; encoded by the coding sequence ATGTTGAATATGCTAATAACTTTACAAGATAGGTTGAGATGGTTTGTTACGAGCTACGTCGGGATAGTATTGGCCTTTTCATGCTCTTTGGTATACGGGCAGGGTGCTATGGGTATTGATCCTACCAGGAAACGGAGGGTACCGCAACCACTCCTGGAAGAGAAGCCTTTTCAGCGTCCTCCCGGTACTGTCTTACCTCCTCTCCCGAAACCTATTCCTCAAAAACGAAAGGAGGAGAAGTTGCCTCTTATTCGCATCTATGTCCGTGAGATCAATGTTACGGGAAACACTGTCTTTAGTCCTGAAGAGATAGCCAGACTCGTCACTCCCTATGAGAAGCGGGAATTGACGAATGAAGATTTAGAGGCTCTTCGCATGGAGCTTACACTCCTTTATGTTAAAAATGGTTATATCAACTCCGGTGCCGTGATCCCCGACCAATCAGTTGCCGACGGTGTGATTACGTTTAATATTATTGAGGGAAAACTTACACAAATAGAGGTTGAGGGGAACAGATGGTTTCGTGAGGGTTATATTCGTAAGAGATTGGTCCTTGGTGCTGGCAAAACCCTTAACATGAATTCCTTGCAGAAGAACCTCCGTCTCCTGGAACAGGATTCACGAATCGAGCGGCTTAATGCGGAGCTGGTTCCGGGATTAAGGCCCGGTGAAGGGTTTTTGAATGTGGGGGTGAAAGATAAGCTTCCTTATGGGGTTGGGATGGTCTTTAACAACTACCAATCTTCTACAATCGGTGCTGAACGTTGGATAACGACGGTATCTCATCAGAATCTGTTTGGGCTGGGTGATATACTGAGCTTAAGCTATGGGAGATCTGAGGGGCTTGAACGAGATATAAATAGCTGGTACAGCATCCCCATTACGGCTCGTGATACTACCATGACCCTTCAGTACAGGAAAGATGACTCTGATATTGTACAGGAACCATTTGCGCAACTGGACGTGAGAACAGAATCAGAAATCTTCAATCTTTCACTGAGACATCCCTTTTACCGTACGGCAAACAGTGAATTTGCTCTATCGGTTACGGGGGAGTATCTCCAGAATGAGACCTTCCTGCTGCATGAGCCATTCCAATTTTCTGCGGGTGAGAAACGGGGTAAATCAAACATAACGGCCTTACGTTTTACACAGGAGTGGACGAACCGTACGCAGAATCAGGTATTGGCTGCACGATCGCGTTTTTCTGTTGGTATCAATGCCTTCGGTGCCACTGACAACAGTCACGACCGCTTGGGAAATGAGATTGCTGATGGTCAGTTTTTCTCCTGGCTCGGTCAGTTTCAGTGGGCGAGGCGATTAAAATACCGGAACATACAGACGTTATTTAAGGTGGATGCCCAGTTGGCAAATAAGCCTCTCTTGCCTCTTGAACAGATGTCCGTGGGTGGAAGGTACAGTGTTCGGGGGTATCGAGAGAACCTGATGGTCCGGGACAACGTCCTGATAGCGTCGTTTGAGACCCGTGTTCCCATTTTTCGTGGAAAACGATGGGCTGACTATGTGGAGCTAGTCCCTTTTGTGGATTATGGAAAGGCGTGGAATGAGACAAGGCCCCTTGATCCCGTATTAAAGGACATCTTAAGTATAGGCGTTGGAGTCCGATGGGCGCTTACACTGCCAAAACCTATTGAGATGAGGCCGCAGTTTGAATTTTTCTGGGGCCACCGCTTGAATAATGTGGATACCACTTCAGGCGGTGAGCACGATCTCCAGGATGACGGCGTTCATTTCCAGTTTAGTATGAATCTGTTTTAA
- a CDS encoding DUF928 domain-containing protein yields MSHHKTKGMSAIMIILVASGFSVMQLSGLESGEQQKTPIQQSTGVINEIPLPTLNTPVYTPPQRENTPGTFVRTVHIGTESNHTTLSVLAPNHVGLTVKEQPSLYWHLSNPMNNRIEFSITQNQIIQPLFKTHLKVRTQTGIQTIRLADYGIRLLPGKQYQWYIKSLQETGNSTKENIAGGMIEHIEPDQALFAQLEKAEASEAPAIYAKAGIWYDAIETVSNLIDTSPNSENFSRQYSSLLTEVGLLKVAEYVTKTDTTPKEQKKVLTKGGDNADKKNFALPVTMPIYKPPMRGAASNRVGGGTRGTETEMSTISAIVPVHVGLTIQVQPSLFWYLSEPTNSRVDFILNDPEVISPLLEITLGTNIKPGVQRLNLADYGAHLSSGKQYQWFVAQVTDPTHRAKDIITGGFIEQIEPPHTTLVKLDKAGKTTIHHVYASEGIWYDAFSAISDLIEKAPNDRELRKQRVSLLEQVGLTAIAEHEMNVSTTGH; encoded by the coding sequence ATGAGTCACCATAAAACAAAAGGCATGAGTGCTATCATGATAATTTTGGTAGCAAGTGGATTTTCGGTAATGCAACTATCTGGTTTAGAATCCGGTGAACAACAGAAAACCCCAATTCAGCAAAGTACCGGTGTTATAAACGAAATACCTCTACCCACTCTCAATACACCCGTATACACCCCTCCGCAAAGAGAGAACACTCCCGGAACTTTTGTCAGAACCGTCCACATTGGTACTGAAAGTAATCATACTACTCTCTCAGTTCTGGCACCAAACCATGTCGGATTGACAGTGAAAGAGCAACCGTCTCTCTACTGGCATCTCTCTAACCCAATGAACAATAGAATCGAGTTTAGCATAACTCAAAATCAAATAATACAACCACTCTTTAAAACACACCTCAAAGTACGTACTCAAACTGGCATACAGACAATAAGACTGGCAGACTATGGAATTCGTTTACTACCAGGCAAACAATACCAGTGGTATATAAAATCTCTACAGGAGACTGGAAATAGTACAAAGGAGAACATCGCAGGCGGCATGATTGAACACATTGAACCAGATCAAGCACTCTTCGCTCAACTGGAGAAGGCAGAGGCGTCTGAAGCACCTGCCATTTACGCCAAAGCAGGAATTTGGTATGACGCAATCGAAACCGTATCAAACCTGATCGATACATCACCAAACAGTGAAAATTTTAGCAGACAGTACTCCTCTCTGCTAACAGAAGTTGGATTATTAAAGGTCGCGGAGTATGTAACAAAAACAGATACTACTCCAAAAGAGCAGAAAAAAGTCCTCACGAAGGGGGGAGACAATGCAGATAAAAAAAATTTTGCCTTACCCGTTACTATGCCTATATATAAGCCTCCCATGCGTGGTGCAGCCTCAAACCGTGTTGGAGGTGGAACTCGTGGGACGGAAACGGAGATGAGTACAATATCCGCAATTGTACCAGTCCATGTCGGATTAACAATCCAGGTGCAACCTTCCCTTTTCTGGTACCTGTCTGAACCCACTAACAGCCGGGTTGACTTTATCTTGAACGATCCGGAAGTCATCTCCCCTCTACTCGAAATAACACTTGGAACCAACATCAAACCGGGAGTACAACGACTGAATCTTGCTGATTACGGAGCACATTTATCTTCTGGCAAGCAGTACCAGTGGTTTGTAGCACAGGTGACCGATCCGACTCATAGAGCCAAGGACATTATCACCGGAGGTTTTATTGAACAGATAGAACCACCACATACGACTTTGGTAAAACTTGACAAGGCTGGTAAAACAACTATACATCATGTGTATGCCTCAGAAGGAATCTGGTATGACGCCTTTTCAGCAATCTCAGACCTGATTGAAAAGGCACCAAACGATAGAGAACTCAGGAAACAGCGTGTATCCCTGTTGGAACAAGTTGGATTAACTGCAATTGCTGAGCATGAAATGAATGTCAGCACTACTGGTCACTAA